The genomic stretch GATCAGATACTTAAAGAATTTGTAAACAGATTTACTACAGGCTAaaagttaaactttaaaaactattaattaaatggaaaacaaCAGTAAGGTACAATTTAATGTGCAAATAAAATGCCACTACTTTATGTTACCTTTAGTGATTGTCTTTGATACAAATTTTCTCATTACCGTGGTCAAGTGTGGACATGTCAGAAGGAAACAAGACTCTGGTCACTGAGTTTGTTCTCACAGGACTTACAGAGAGATCATGGCTGCAGTTCCTCTTTGTCCTCATGTTCTTGGTCATCTACACCGTCACCATGGTGGGCAACGTTGGACTGATGGCTCTTATTTGGAAGGATGCCCATCTTTACATGCCTATGTACTTGTTCCTTGGTGGTTTAGCCTTTGCCGATGCTTGTACTTCAACCTCTGTAACTCCAAAGATGCTAGTCAATTTCTTAGACAAGACTGCAATGATATCCTTAGCAGAGTGCATCAcccaattttacttttttgcttcCAGTGCAACTACAGAATGTTTCCTTCTGGTagtgatggcctatgaccgctatgtaGCCATATGTAACCCCTTGCTTTATCCAGTGATAATGTCCAACAGACTCTGTACTCAGTTGATAATTATTTCATATGCAATCAGTTTTCTGCATCCCCTGATTCACATGAGTTTGTTATTAAGATTAACTTTCTGCAGGTCTAACATTATTATAATGTTAGAATATTATTCTATGTATAGAATGTAtagaatatacattattataaCGTATTAGAATAATACATTATTTCTACTGTGAAATTTTACAACTATTCCAAATTTCATCTATTTGACCCATCTATTAATGCactaatgatatttatttttgcagcTTTAATACAAATATCCACTTTAATGACCATCATAATCTCTTATCCTCATGTGCTCTTcgacattctgaaaaagaagtCTGAAAAGGGCAGAAGCAAAGCCTTCTCTACATGCAgtgcccacttgctctctgtctcattGTACTGTGGCACTCTCATCTTCACGTATGTGCGTCCTGCATCCAGTCTAGCCGAAGATCAGGACAAATTGTATTCCCTATTTTACACTATTATAATTCCCCTGCTAAACCCATTTATTTACAGCTTGAGAAAATAAAGAGGCTATAGGTGCCTTGAGATGAGCTACAAAGAAGTAAATAGCTGTCAAGGGAAATTTCAAATTGTTTCTGTTCTCACCCTTTGCATAAACGAGTTCTTAAATCTTACAGATTAGCTATGGTTCTGCCCTTTTACTAAAGAGCTAGTGGTCAGGGTGGTCGCTAAGCAATGGGTGAAGGAACCCAGCTTCACACAATGTTTACTTGGATATACGTCCAATTAAAGTTATTACGTCAGTTGAAATGACTCCTACTACTAattgttgatttatttaaaaatattgtaattcCTTTTAATCTGAACATTTAGTCTTTGAAAATTTGATATCTGCAAGGGACTCCTCCCCTAAATTCCACTTAATAATTGACAGTAACTGAGGCTGGTGTGTAAGTGGGAGTCATTTAGTTCATGACTGATCCTAGCTCTCTGAGCTCGACCTGCATGTTAATAAGGCTCTGTGATGTTTTACCACAtcatgataaaatgataaaaacttagattcttggaagaaaaatgtttccGAAATAAAGGggaggaaaattaataaaaatgaagagtttgAAAAAATTGGTGCATTTTAAtaacaacagttaaaaaaaaaagttggcttgAATTAAATAATGGAACATCAAGATTTTAATTTCCCATATCTAGAAGCCCACATACTAACTTTCATACAGGAAGGGCAATATAATATAATGGTATTTTGGAATTGGCAGATTTGGAAATATCTCAAGACATAGCTTTCTTAGATATTACAGATCTCCTGTACTCTATTTACATGACTATTTTGTTAGCAATAGTAAATTGGTAAACATTTGCATAGAGATTGCTTTGCTCTCCTACACTAGGTAGATGGCAAAGCGGAGGGCAAGGATGAGAAACTGGTTAAGCATATATGGATGCAGGCAAAAAATTGAGCTAGTGGtcctttttctttaagtgtatttatttatttatttttgagagagagagagagagagagagagagagagagagagagagagagggagatacagagacagagagacagagaaagagagggcacgcatatggggaggggcagagagaagcagagataatcccaagtaggctccccgctgtcagagcagagtccaacactgggctggaactcacaaactgtgtgatcatgacctgagccaaaatcaagagtcatatgcttacctgactgagccaaccaggcacccctagactaaTTTATTTTAGTATACTACAATTGACatagattcctttttttcttttcgtttctttttctttcctttcttttcttttcttttctttctttttttttggcgaGGACTTAATTATGTTCCTTGAGCAATCTGTTTGTTCAAgcactgtgttttaaaaaaaagaattcataggaaataaaaattaaattcaagttgTTGAAGCAGGAGTGAAAATGGTCCTCTTgttgaagtattttaaaagttatatttagggtttttttttctttaattccaacAAACATCAAAATACTTATCTAAAATGAAGACAGTATGCATCATAAATTTATCAATCATTTGacttatgaatataaatgaaaatattcaattcATTTTAATAGGCTTACAATTTTATTGCCATAGGTTCCCATtagaaatggctttttaaaatgttagacaACTGAATGCATTCTTTTGAAAAGTTCTATTGACTGCAGAAAACTGTGGTTAATTTTACTGTTTTGGTGGCTAACAATGacacaggatttttttaaaaaaattttaatgtttatttactttttgagagagacagagagagagtgagtggggcaggggcagagagagggagacacagaatccaaaggaggctccaggctctgagctgtcaacacagagcccgacatggggcttgaactcacaacccgtgagataatgacctgagctgaagtcagatgctcaaccaactaagccacacaggcaaccaccctgccctgccaccttttttttttttttttttttaatatctaatgtggatatttttaatttataggttAGGATTGATTTTTGCATTACATTTTCCTTACTTTTGATTAGGGCCCTGTTCCAATAATTTACCATTATGTTctgttacaattttttaaatttttgttatcattttgacaaaaataaatgtttccatgCATATATGTCTCgacagttgttttgtttgtttgttttatttttttgcttttttgttttttactttgagGGCATGGCACTTACATAATGTTTCTAATTTCTGCAATGATATTTCATGACAGAATTATTAAAGGTAGAACCAATTATTAAAACCTTGTTAATCTTTTAGTATATGTAATGCTAACAAATGAAGACTTTGTTTTGTAACCACAGTGAAATTATTATACATGACAGAATTAATTGCTTAACATTATTTAATATCAATCTGTGTTCCGTATTCCCAATTTGTATCaaaaatttgttgtttctttgtttgaatCAGGATTTAAACAAAGTATATCTATTGCATTTTGATGATggttcttaaatttcttttcatctataatagttttctcttcctccttttttcatgtcatttatctgttgaataaactggtttattttctatagaatttttcacattttggaTCTGGCTGATAGTATCTTTGTGATAAAGGTAATGTATACTTAGAGAACTGATGATAGAATTAGATCTACAAGCTTACTTAAATCCAgaacatattaattttattagcTGTGGATGGCCTATTGTGTgttattaagaataaaatttatgattttatttttaataaaactattgacttcatccatattttaaaatttacttatctAGAACTAGGCAAAGACTCACAtaatggtttttacatttatgGGTTTGGAAGGTTACttcccttttatcatttttttttctcacttaggAAAATGTAGGTTAgctaataatttttctattttgtaggtattttaaaagaattagcttataattttaaaaattacatctaaATTTGTTTGCTCTTATCTAATTCTTTACTTTCtcctagttttaaattttttccattggctctcctttcttgtaatattttgGTTTCTTCTAGATTTTATATCCATAGTTGaatttattgatttcattttagctttatttttgatatggtctgtattctttttttttaattcttttttttaaaatatttattattcttgagagacaaagagacagagcatgagcaggagaggagcagagagagagggagacacagaatccgaagcaggctccaggctctgagctgtcagtacaaagcccaatgtggggctctaaccgacaaaccgtgagatcatgacctgagccaaagtcagttgcttaactgactgagacactgagccaccctgaaGTTGTCTGTATTATATTATGGATTTTCTTCCAAATGGAATTTAGTTGCTGAGTGTTTTGCATGTTTCTGGTTTTCTACCTCTTATTGTTCATATGGAATTTCCATTTATGTTAACTTTCTACAGATCCAACATAAAAACACcagttctattttgaattcttgTTGCCATATAAAATTTCCAAACAGATGAATCTATTAATGCATTGAttctttttggtttctcagtCTTTATTCAAACTTCACTCCTATGAACAATTAAATTAAGTTTCTTACACCCATGTCATCTTTGGCATACtgaaaaagaattatgaaaaaggCTGAAGTAATGCCTTCTCCACAGCGGTGGCCATTTGCTCACTGTTCTCCTGTTCTCTTACAACactcttttttttcagatttgtgaGTCTTGAATCTGCCCCAGATGAAGAACAGGGCAAAATGCATCCTTTGTTGTATATTATTGTAATTCTCTACTAAATCTCTTCTTACacatacagcaaaagaaacaaatttaaggtggactaataaaatgataaaggaatacacatttctcaaataaaatgtCCTTaccattttttcaatttttctttaaataagcacAAAACCTAAATGGACATCTTGCACATTGATAATACTCAATgcattttttagttaaaaaaatagaaaatgtgtaaaCTTTATATTACTATGTTATAAAAATACGGCTGATGACTTTAAGCAATTGTTAAGTCTTTTAAACACCCAATCTGTCAGAATTTAAGATTTGTTCTTCAGCTATAGGCAAGAGTGAAGCAATGTTTCGGTTGCTTTCACTCTTATATCATCATCTTAGTAGATGAttattgaatgagtaaatgcATGAGAGCTCTATTTCCAGTGATAACCCATTCTGGAAACAGTTTGAAGCACGTGCAAAGTCTTCTAAAAGCCTTCCATAAAACCAAACAATTTCCAGCTGCATTATTCTTGCTTTGTAAGACTTTTATACCCAAGAAACTGTTTGGAATTAAATAGCATAAAGTTCatgagttttaaaaacaaaagtgactaTACACATCATCTTAAAGTATTTCAAGGTAATTACAGTCacctaaaaaaaaagtacttctaAATAAGTATCCTTCTTGCtgacattaaaatatttgtctaaaCATATAGACAAATACATAGCAATACTTTCCACAATAAGTAGAGTTAAAAATTTCTGGTAAGTATGAATTACCCTTTTCATTCTGACAGTATCAGTGAAAAAACCATTATTAGAAGTACTgtttatacaaaattaattttttagtaaTTACAAACCACTTGAAAATCTTCAGTGTTTCGAATCAGTCTTGTAATAATGGTGTTTCATTTTAGAGGGACtgattaaattaaaactttattatatCCTCCTAtctccttgtaatttttttccttccagcatGGTATCCACTGTAAGCTTTTTGAcctctttatttatattcttgtattttggtgaagaataaaacaaaaatatttgtctaaataaatgagcaatgattttctgtttctgctacATTTCTTTCCTGATGTATGATTCTTAGACAATAATTCCTACTCTATTCTGTGTTGCTTAACAtacatttttacagaaaattcTGTATATAAGCTAGCATTGTACTGAAAAATAGTCTATTAAACTCTAAGTGCCTCCTATACCACTGCTTCTACTGAGCCTAAAGTAGGTCTGTGGGCCTACGTGTACAGGTGGTACTACGTGTGGGTACCACCTTGACAACAGTGGATTAGAGAAGTCACATTACGCTTTTCAGTCTACAGGCCTTTCATAGTTTTTctactgtttctgtttttgccaTCTTCATGTACATCCATTCTATGCCTAATGATGTATGGGGTCAGGCCATATGAATATGGTTTCTGTCACCATGAATGCCATGTTCAGTTAAGAATATCTGAGACTATAATATTAATAAGGCCAGCTACTCAAAACTGTACTAAAATTTCTGTTTGGGCCAGATGAGTAGTCATCTTATGATATAAATCAGTGGAACACATACCAGGGGAAATATTATCCATTTGTAATTAAACTGGTAGGAGAATAGGTAATGGGCATTTGGCATGTACGTAATAGGTTATTGAGCATTGGAATTGGGGCTTTATTCAAATTGCAAGGACTCAGAGAAGGTTTTTGAGTGGAGTAATTTGATAAGGGCTAAACTATATTTGAATGCATGATCTAATATTTGGGCATGCACATTGAATGCTAGACAACATTATCAATGAACTGAAGAAATACGAGGCCTTAGCCATCCtataaaatctgagaaaaaggCAAATTAGGTGATAAATTAAATGTCAATCTACCACCACACTCCATCACTCAAACCAATGGAACGTTGTTTCTATGAATGGcaccattaagaaaaaatagtgtATCAATAGCAGACTGGCCATCTGATTTCACTGGAACAGTTCATTGTACTGAGACAAAATCACAGCAGTTCCATGGAAATATTGTGTGGTAAATTTATACcaatacattaaatattaattaattcatgTCCTAGGCTATAGGGAGGAGAATAAAGCTCTTTAAGTTGAGGCTGTGTCACTTTCTCACTGATCAAAGGTCTGAAGAAAAAGCATTACAATCTCTGAACATGGAACATAAATGGGTCACTCAgaaggatattttctttcttttagtacttGGGAATATGGCTGCTTCTTACATAGGAAAATCTATCCCATAAATTTCCACCTCTCCAATCTCAGtgataagctaaaaaaaaaaaaaaaaaaaaaattggggggtgcTGAGTTACAACCAAATCaagaaagaaagtatattttcttctccttcctactTTTCTACTTCCATAATCTACTTAAATGCTCCTAGAGCCCAATAACCAAAAAATCCTTAGAATTCCAGGCACAATGGAGAATATACCTGTAAAGCAGTTAGGATCCTCTAGTCAAACATCCTCAATTTTTACAAGTGAGGAGTGTTAATGCTATACCACACAGAATTAACAGAGGCAGTTCCTTATAACTTTTATTCTCACTTGAACATGCGAGGCTTCCTCTTGTACATTCAATAAGCTACTACCTGAGAGGAACAGACATCAGCAATTAACTGAGTTCAAAAGTCAGTTGCAGTCATCAGGCCAGGAGTTGTGTTGTGTGAAAtggcaaaacaaataaacagcagcaaaaattaaaagttggaaCAAAGGCTCTGACGCTGGTTGAGTTAGTATTAAGGCGTTCTGAAGGAGAATGAGGGGAATAAAGCTTCCAGCTGAACTGGAAAAGAAAGCCTCTGTGGCCAAGAGTAAAACATAATGCAATGTTTAAAAGTTACTGCTCTGACGAGGAACCACAGGGCCTTTGGTATTAAATTTGCACAATCCACAAAGTTACCCACACACAGCATAATTTTCCCTTTCCCTGAGTGAATTCACAGTTACTACACAACCAGTATTTCCCAGAGAAAGACTTGGAGCTCAAGAGAACTGAGCCACAAATCCTATTATCTGTCAGAAATTTGGGGTTTTACTATCCCCAACCTACATCAGATTTCTGTTGTATGCTTTACTATGTGTAAGTCAGTGAAAGGATAATTTTGCAATTCTTGTTTGTCATTTTCCTATGACCTGTTCCCATTACTACAGAAAATGTAGTGCTAACCAGTGGGCACTCTCAGGCTTCTACCCTGGTTCCTGAGCCCTTGTCAGCCCCAtcacaaaagtgtgtgtgtgtgctgctcACACAGAGGCAAGCATGTCACACAGATTCTGATGGGCCTGGAGAGATGCTGGCAGCTTTGCAGCTGTTTAAGGAGAACTCCTTACATTGGGCCTGGAGAGATGCTGGCAGCTTTGCAGCTGTTTAAGGAGAACTCCTTACATTGCTACACTaacattagaaaaacaaagggataaattctggttttttgtttttgttttttttcctcatcaacATTGCATATGAAAGCCatgatttttaaccttttaatttactatacattttgatttttaacttcAGCTCCTAGATTCTGTTGTCAAATAAATAGACTCATTCTCCCTAAAGAATCTATTAGCTACAATGGACCAAAGGTTGGTACAGAGAATGAATGGATAGGTTTTAGGATGAGGAAAGGGATATATAGGCTTAAGAATTTTGATCTTCTAGGAGTGATCATAAGTTATACTTAAGGGTTTAAATGGAATCTCATCCATGGGTGTGCTGATCTCAGTGGTTTGGCATTTTATAAAGATGATTTTGGCCCAAATTCAGATTTTGGTGGgagaatatattagaaaatacgCAGAGCTTATTAAAAGGATATGTGAGTATTCTAGGCAGGAGATGGAGTTTTCTTGAATTTTGAGAAAAGTGGGTGGTTTCAACAGATATTAAAGAGATAAAAGCCATGAGTTTGATAATAGTTCTGATGGGTTCAAGGCGGGAATTCAGTGTCAAGGATGACTctcaggtttctttctttaaaaacgGGGTAATGATGATGCCATTAACTGAGAATGGGAAGGCAGGATGAGGGCCACACTTGGTGATACTGTTTACAAAGACTCTGAATTTGGATCTGGACAttctgaatttcatgagtttttgAGACATTTGAAGAAACTATCCGGTGGTTGGAATGTGGCAACATCAAGagcaataagagaaaggaaattattatgaCCTAAAAATTGCTCAGGGGTAGTTTGTCAAGATGCCCTCACAGTGAACTCTAACGACACAAAGTGTATTTCTAATTGTTACACCTGCTATGCCTGGGTTATTCCCCAATTAGCTCACAATGCCCAGTAGAACAGCTTTGCCCCCAACCTACAGGGAATCAATCCATTGGTAACTTTTACTgagggaatttaaaatatattttttttctttttcatgaatagaTTTGGAAAAGAGTACAAATAAATACCTTCTCCCTGCAGTCGAGGTTTCCAAGGAAAATCTTTGCGCAAGTAATCACTGCTTCATTCTGCACCTTccacttttcttcatttaaagATTTTAGGAGGAAGTACAGCGGATGTGGGTGTGAAAGCAGCTAGAAACTTCATCAGTTTGGCGATTCATAAAGATGTCTCTGGCCCCAATGTAAAGTATggtagagggaaatttatatttcttccctTTAGAAACCCACCATCTTTCCTTCAAGAAACCCATCATTTCTCAATCCCGAAAAGACTTTAAGAAATTGAGTGAGGACACTAGGATCCgtctaattttcattatttgtagtttttcaatttttttatttgataatgaGACATCCAGGTGAGAAATGAAAATCCTGGTAACCCTATGAGGTTTTTCATTTAACTTCAGGGTAGACCATTCTGGATGCTTGTCATAAATACTAAATGTTTGACTGATGAGGAGAcacaaataatatttctttttaatagtaaACTTGAGATAATACAAAAAGGAGGCAAATGATAAAATGATGATAAAGACTCAAGAATTTCAGAGGTTATTTCATACCATAGAAACTTTTCATTGTCAGGCTAAGGACAACTAAATTATGCTGCTTAAACTTCCTTAATTTGTTCATGGAATCATGAAAAGATGAGCTAAAGTCACCAATGATAACATTATTAAGCCCTTTGTTTCCAatggatatatgtgtgtgcatatatatgtgtgtgcatacacatacacatacacatatatatgtgtatatctatatgaTATAGAGATACATATGGATATTAAAAAGATCTAAGAACTTAATAGCTCTTgacttaattataaaaataggatGTATCAATTATGGATTTAAAGTTGGCAAGAAACCTAGGCAGGCTCACTCAGGACAAAACCCCACCTTagaaattaaatgacttgccctCAGTGTCTATTAAGGCTAATTTTTAGAAGAGACATTTCAGTCATTCTTGCTGCATGTGCTGTGTTTCTAGGCCTTCTCATGGGTATATGCtttaaaagataacttttttaatgttatttgtttttgagagagagggggagagagagcaagggaggggcagagagagagagagggggacagaggatccgaagtgggctctgtgccgacagcagagagcctgatgtgaggctggaacccacaaactgtgagatcatgacctaagctgaagttagatgcttaactgatggagccacccttGCACccaaaagataaatttttaaagctattttttttctattctcaagGAATATGGGAAATAACTCCTCATTCTCCCTAATGTTGAACCATTATGAAAATATTGTCTATGGAGCCATTTTAAAGTTAAACAATACAATTTGGGTATATaggtagatttttaaatgtattttaatcagCAAGAAGTGTGTGTATAAAATtgtgttattcattttattttgggaaaCAATGAATTTACACATCAAATTATAGGTAGATTTTTCTCCCTCTAGGTGATCTAAGAGTCTGTGCATTTACCTCTAAATACCTTGGGATCTCTTCTTTGGATTTGCTTTTAGACAACATTTATAGGTCATAGAACAAAATCAAGCAAATTATTTCAGGGATACatcaaatataaagaaaggaacctgaaaatgaagaaaactatttaaaaaaaacattgtgtttatatatctaactttgtttacaaaaaaacTTTTGTCTGAGAGAGGGAAATTACTCTCTATGGATGAATTCAGATACAActgaaaatattcaaaagcaTATGCTACATAATACAAAgccttttctatattttaaaatacagaaaacctataaaataaaatttacttatgattaattcctaatttttcattaaaatatttattgccaCCTACTAAATGCAAtagtattattattcctgttgctctctttttctcttctttactaTTAAAATTTAAGACTATCCTTAAATATATGTCATTGaccatatataaatatctataattcTATAAAATAGGATGACTATATATTGTGTTTTTATCACAAAAGCAGTTTTGGAGGTACTGtgtatt from Panthera uncia isolate 11264 chromosome C2, Puncia_PCG_1.0, whole genome shotgun sequence encodes the following:
- the LOC125920883 gene encoding LOW QUALITY PROTEIN: olfactory receptor 5AC2-like (The sequence of the model RefSeq protein was modified relative to this genomic sequence to represent the inferred CDS: deleted 2 bases in 2 codons), with translation MSEGNKTLVTEFVLTGLTERSWLQFLFVLMFLVIYTVTMVGNVGLMALIWKDAHLYMPMYLFLGGLAFADACTSTSVTPKMLVNFLDKTAMISLAECITQFYFFASSATTECFLLVVMAYDRYVAICNPLLYPVIMSNRLCTQLIIISYAISFLHPLIHMSLLLRLTFCRSNIIIIIIHYFYCEILQLFQISSIDPSINALMIFIFAALIQISTLMTIIISYPHVLFDILKKKSEKGRSKAFSTCSAHLLSVSLYCGTLIFTYVRPASSLAEDQDKLYSLFYTIIIPLLNPFIYSLRNKEAIGALR